One Accipiter gentilis chromosome 25, bAccGen1.1, whole genome shotgun sequence genomic region harbors:
- the ANKRD9 gene encoding ankyrin repeat domain-containing protein 9, whose amino-acid sequence MGARGSRGGRQSAAAGQFPGPDRPSPPGAGGGDKRAPRRRAALPLPPPRPPPPPPPLRLRRPRAAAGGTAGTAERSGPDAASVHRSGRQPPAEPAMPWSVRWVGGRGAQSQKQCKKSSFAFYQAVRDLLPVWFLEDMRTMEVFHWEDGGKVSVYSPSEALLYALVHDHQPYARHLLTKFPQSALAVPSQSFSCCQSSAPHLAMAVRYDRVRILFRILKALQAFPPSDRAGHLDRRGCSRVEGGKTALHVACELVRPECLLLLLGHGASPCLQDSAGNTPLDTLLQQISHAPAANMRAKLLCLDCLFFFVPQDLQFAMKQQLLDNRQRWQDLLGENRFLWLVGLAPPSLFVRAMRVLIRTISPEHFAEALDDLPLPHFLKPLDLKLES is encoded by the exons ATGGGCGCCCGGGGGAGCCGGGGCGGCCGCCAATCGGCGGCGGCTGGACAGTTCCCCGGTCCTGACCGACCTTcaccgcccggggcggggggtggggatAAAAGGGCCCCGCGGCGGCGCGCCgcgctcccgctcccgcccccccgcccccccccccccccccctccgctgcGGCTGCGGCGGCCACGGGCAGCGGCCGGCGGCACCGCGGGGACGGCGGAGAG GTCCGGGCCCGATGCGGCCTCTGTGCACCGAAGTGGGAGGCAGCCCCCGGCGGAGCCCGCCATGCCCTGGAGCGTCCGGTGGGTCGGCGGCCGCGGGGCCCAGTCCCAGAAGCAGTGCAAGAAATCCTCCTTCGCCTTCTACCAGGCGGTGAGGGACCTGCTGCCCGTCTGGTTCCTGGAGGACATGCGGACCATGGAGGTCTTCCACTGGGAGGACGGGGGCAAGGTGAGCGTGTACTCGCCCTCAGAGGCCCTGCTCTACGCCCTGGTGCACGACCACCAGCCCTACGCCCGGCACCTGCTGACTAAGTTCCCCCAGAGCGCCCTGGCCGTGCCCAGCCAAAGCTTCAGCTGCTGCCAGTCCTCGGCCCCGCACCTGGCCATGGCCGTCCGCTACGACCGGGTCCGCATCCTCTTCCGAATCCTCAAGGCCCTCCAAGCCTTCCCGCCGAGCGACAGAGCCGGCCACCTGGACCGCCGGGGCTGCAGCCGCGTGGAGGGCGGCAAGACGGCCTTGCACGTGGCCTGCGAGCTGGTGCGACCCGAGTGCTTGCTCCTGCTGCTCGGGCACGGCGCGTCGCCCTGCTTGCAGGACAGCGCCGGGAATACCCCTCTCGACACCTTGCTGCAGCAGATTTCCCACGCGCCGGCAGCTAACATGCGTGCCAAGCTCCTCTGCCTCgactgcctcttcttcttcgTGCCTCAGGACCTCCAGTTCGCAATGAAACAGCAACTGTTGGACAACCGGCAGCGGTGGCAGGACCTCTTGGGGGAGAACAGGTTCCTGTGGCTGGTGGGCTTGGCTCCCCCGTCGCTGTTTGTCAGAGCCATGCGCGTCTTGATCAGGACCATTTCACCTGAGCATTTCGCAGAGGCTCTGGATGATCTGCCTCTGCCTCATTTTCTAAAGCCTTTGGACCTGAAACTGGAGAGCTAG